In a genomic window of Bdellovibrionota bacterium:
- a CDS encoding DedA family protein, translated as MEFIFEWLSAAPGTVAFAAVLFVILICGLGLPLPEEFPLLAAGYLAYMGDVSLKIGILFSLAAIVGGDSLLFLIGRKLGNRIFEFPLFAKLLHPGRMKKVNEYFHKYGNRVVFVARFMAGIRGTIFITAGILQMPYRRFLVWDGLAAIISVPLVISIAYHFGEDIELGMQQIRRTGHTLFAVAAIAVLGLSLIIWWMKKRRRLDESTPGRT; from the coding sequence GTGGAATTCATTTTCGAGTGGTTGTCGGCGGCCCCCGGGACGGTTGCATTTGCAGCGGTCCTCTTCGTTATTTTGATATGCGGCCTTGGGCTCCCGTTGCCCGAGGAGTTCCCTCTCCTCGCGGCCGGCTACCTGGCTTACATGGGCGACGTCAGCCTGAAAATCGGTATCCTTTTCTCCCTGGCCGCCATCGTCGGCGGAGATTCTCTCCTCTTCCTGATCGGCCGCAAGCTCGGGAACCGCATCTTCGAGTTTCCACTCTTTGCGAAGTTGCTCCACCCCGGACGAATGAAGAAGGTGAACGAATATTTCCACAAATACGGGAATCGGGTCGTCTTTGTTGCGAGATTCATGGCCGGCATTCGGGGAACCATCTTTATTACGGCCGGGATCTTGCAAATGCCGTACCGAAGATTCTTGGTTTGGGACGGCCTGGCCGCCATCATCAGCGTTCCCCTGGTCATATCGATCGCGTATCACTTCGGAGAAGACATCGAACTCGGAATGCAGCAAATTCGGCGGACGGGCCACACCCTTTTCGCCGTCGCCGCGATCGCCGTTCTCGGCCTATCGTTGATTATTTGGTGGATGAAGAAGCGTCGCCGGCTCGACGAGTCAACTCCGGGCCGAACTTAG